The genomic DNA AACGCCGGCCAGGCTGACGAGGGCCTCGCGCTGCTGATCAAAGAACGCCGAGTGGACAAAATCATCTGCTCGTTCCCACGCCAGTCCGACTCCTGGCACTTCGATGAGGCCTACCGCGCCGGAGAAATCGAACTCGAGCTCGTCCCGCAGGGCAACCTCGCCGAACGACTCCGCGCTGCTGGCGCTGGCATCGGAGGGTTCTTCACCCCAACCGGGTACGGCACGATGCTGGCCGAGGGGAAAGAAACCCGTGAGATCAACGGCCGCAACTACGTGCTGGAATACCCGATCCACGGCGACGTCGCCCTCATTAAGGCGTTCAAAGCCGACGAAAAAGGCAACCTGGTCTACCGCAAGACCGCCCGCAACTTCGGTCCGATGATGGCCACCGCAGCCAAACAGACCATCGTGCAGGTCGAAGAGATCCTGCCCACCGGTGAGTTGAATCCAGAAAACATTGTGACCCCATCGATCTATACCGATGTCATGGTGGCCATTGAAACCGAATCCACCCAACTGGCTGCACGTGAACAAGGAGCGAAGTAATGCTACGTAGCGAAAGAGTTGACCGCG from Enteractinococcus fodinae includes the following:
- a CDS encoding 3-oxoacid CoA-transferase subunit A produces the protein MTNIVESAAEAVANIDDGSTVLIGGFGNAGQPMELIGALLEGGAKNLTIVNNNAGQADEGLALLIKERRVDKIICSFPRQSDSWHFDEAYRAGEIELELVPQGNLAERLRAAGAGIGGFFTPTGYGTMLAEGKETREINGRNYVLEYPIHGDVALIKAFKADEKGNLVYRKTARNFGPMMATAAKQTIVQVEEILPTGELNPENIVTPSIYTDVMVAIETESTQLAAREQGAK